One Halobacterium zhouii genomic region harbors:
- a CDS encoding DUF7547 family protein: MSQRRDHDNLEARVGELERTLAELRRELRPRRGPLGLPRPPHPRELLRFTEQYTIPTAVAMLEAQIRILEGLGAVLRAMDRGQATSERADRARQHADRTRERAESLGRETLASLDRALSDLDAAVESGDLPSSQTARDLLEDAERLTDEIEAELRETNGSTRRRRNTEAIEEEIDILRGEVDQNVGSDDTGRSDGTDDVDEPPP, translated from the coding sequence ATGTCACAGCGCCGCGACCACGACAACCTCGAGGCGCGCGTCGGCGAACTCGAGCGAACGCTGGCGGAGCTGCGCCGGGAGCTCCGACCGCGTCGCGGACCACTTGGTCTTCCACGGCCACCGCACCCCCGAGAGTTGCTGCGGTTCACCGAACAGTACACGATTCCAACGGCCGTTGCGATGCTCGAAGCCCAGATACGGATACTGGAGGGACTCGGTGCGGTGCTCCGCGCGATGGACCGCGGGCAGGCAACGAGCGAACGCGCAGACCGCGCCCGCCAGCACGCAGACCGTACCCGAGAACGCGCCGAGTCGCTCGGGCGGGAGACGCTTGCCTCACTCGACAGAGCGCTCTCCGACCTCGATGCCGCCGTCGAGTCCGGCGACCTTCCGAGTTCGCAGACGGCACGGGACCTGCTCGAGGACGCCGAGCGACTCACTGACGAGATCGAGGCCGAACTCCGCGAGACAAATGGGTCGACCCGCCGCCGACGGAACACCGAGGCTATCGAGGAGGAGATCGATATTCTTCGCGGCGAAGTCGACCAGAACGTTGGTTCAGACGACACAGGCCGTAGCGACGGCACGGACGACGTCGACGAGCCCCCGCCGTGA